GATGaagatttattattattaaaacataaCAATGATGAAAGTGATAACATGTTTGATGATGAAAATGGATATTTAGAAAAACAAAGGaataagaaaaagaaaggaagaaaaaaaaaacgaggaaataaaaaaggaaaaactGAAAAAATGGTAGGATCAAATGAACCAtcaaaaatgaataaagaAGTAGAaagtttaataaataaagctaataataattatattaatcaaaattataaagaatgtataaaattattagaaCAAGTTATAAAGATATCTCCAGATTTACATGACCCTTATCATTTATTAGgtttaatatatgaaagGGAATAtgacaatttaaaaaaagcgatcaattattatttgatagCAGCACATTTAACTCGTAATGATTTTTTGACATGgtataatatttctaatttatgtaaaattgaaaaagaatataatatattattatattgtttatataaagcaatgagattatataaaagaaaaaaagcaaggttacaaaaaaaaaaaaataataataaggaaataaatttaacaGATGAAAACAGCCCAAATgaatattcattatatatgcatgaaatagaaaatgaaaaaagtcCAAATAGTAATGAAGGTGAACAGAGTGAAACTCAAATAGATTTCAAAAAAACAGATGAAGGAAATTGTGATcattatgataaaaaagagGTGTTTGATGATTTTATGAATCACCTACATTTTAATATCgcatttacatatatactaatagaagattataaaaattgtctaaaaaatttattaataataaaagagaataataataggggttcatataatataattgtggatatatatatttgtatatgtttagtaattataaatagaCCCGAAGAATGTTATAGCTTTTTAAAAgacatgtatataaaagtGACAAAAAAAGCATCTCATTATAGTTTAacatattatgaaaaaaatataatttgtttatttatgcaatcacaaatattaaataataaatataatgaatgtatatttgtttataaaaaattaacaagaAATAATGAGCATGTACATgttgatattttttcccaatttataaaatccaTAATAAGTGttgtaaatttaaaatcTAGGTATCTtattaatacaaatttttttgaaatgctaaaaaagaattatattttatatgaagatataatatttagtGTTGCTGAATCGTATTATGGTAAAGGAATGTATACATGtgcaatatatttttatcaactTATTTATAAGCAAAAAAGACAAGGAAAATGTAATGACACCATTGGAAGTAGTGATAGTGAAAGTGGGAATTTTCTCAATAATATAACTACAGAAAAAGCCAGATCAAtgaatgaaataatatcatttgacaataaaataaatcttACAAActttgtttataaaatggtaaaaagttattattatataggAGATTATGTAAAgggagaaaaaataatattaaaaatattaagtaatgaaaatattgaaaaagataatatagaaatagatataaaaacattatatattgatattttatataaattaaaaaaatataataaatctattaatatattattaagtataaaagaaaaaaaattgagaTCAACATTTTCTATACCTAAACCACTTAGTAATAAAGAAagagaaatattattattaaaaatatttcgaaaaaaaaataaattattactatatacatcacataataaatatatattacatatattttatatatatcctcaaaaaaaacaaaatagtGATAAAACTTTTAcccataataatattcattatatgtatGACAACTATGTAtctcataaaaatattaataatattattaaaatcaattcgaatatttgtttttgttacttttgtataaaatataatttgccaattttaaattctttttatttatataacattttacACACAAtgaattgtaaaaatatggaagttaaaaaaatgtgtcaAGACTATGTTGGAgaattacataaatatcGTGAATATCTGCTTTACTTAAGttcttcttttaatatatttaaaaacgAGAGTAAAAAGGAGAACTATACTActattgtttataaaaatttgaaaatcgaagaaaacaaattatattataaagatGTCATGATAGTTGACATTGTTGAGATAATTGAAGGAAactatgataaaaaaaaagaattatcAAAAACAGTTTGTAACATTAATAATGTAGATAGTAATACACGTGAAGAGTTTTACTCTAACCTTTACAAGTACAAATATAACATCGAATctgaaatattaaataataggGTTGTCATGAAGTTTTACAAATTTAGTTACacccttttttattttttatacgaATTAGAACATGACTTTAGCagaatatatgcatgtatgGAAAAGGAGACCTTCCATTTTAGGAAGTTAAAGAAAGACAATCAGAAAATGATgggaaaaaatgataagaaCATAATATCAACATCACATCCTGGTGGTAACTATGATGGGGTACTTATgaaactaaaaaataacagCATGACTAGCGATAATTGTGAAAGCGGAACAAACAGAATTAGCCAAATGGATGAGATAAATTTTAACCACAATcaatatgaaataaaagagagaaaaaaaaaaaaaggagtttcatttttacatacaaaaaaaaaaatgaattttttttctttcgaAAGTTATTTAGGACTTTATTttagtattttatttttagaggaatgtttttttttagtaagTATAATGAACTTATATGATGACTCAATTCATATGTtaagtttatatttaaagaataGAAAATCcagtaaaataaaattattaacatacataaattttataaaaaccgaatttaaaaaaagacatgatacaaatatattttctaatattcattattatttttttgataatatatatactaatagtataaaggaaaatattaataaacattataataaaataataaaaaatggaaataataataatataaaaaatagagaTTGTaggtattatatttttcgaaTCAATTTGTTACTTAACAAGTTGTACATATCTAGTGGGaattatgaaaaacaaGTTAGATACTTAAATGATttgtacatatttaataaaaaaaaaaaaaatgaatatagaattttaaaatattatactgATATAGTTTTAACAGGAAGATTTtctcaaaattttttagtatCTGTATCAAGGTcaaagtataaaaatattttaattatatttagatTATTCCTAGTTCGAAGTATACACTTTGATAAAACAAATCCGtttcttatttatttaattgcAAATGTTTGTAATATATCTTCTATGGTTATTCATGCAATTCATGAGTTTACACGAGCCTACACCTTCTTGTTAAATTCAAGACGTGAAAACAGTCGCATATTGAACAAGGGAAATGCAGATAAAGCtcaagtaaaaaataaaatggagcaaataaacataaagaATTTGAATGAGGGTGCAATAGAATGTTGTGATAGTACACCTGGTCAGAGCGAAAATTCGGAAGgtgaaataaatgaacaaaatgaaagagAAATGGAAAAAGAAGGGCATGgttatatagaaaaaaaattagaaaacAAGTTTGAAGGAATATCTGATgatgtaaattttttatttagtttGATGGCAtcttattttaattattcaGGGGCATATAAAGTAGAAAATAGGGAATCAGTTATTATGACAtctttttgtatattaaatgaatatatattaaaaagatatgatcaaaaaattaagaagaaaaaaaaaaaatatataaaatattctcaattttataaaatttataaatatatatatttagctgaaatattatataatttaggAAGAGctttacattatttatctTATTTTAATGAATGTATAAAACTATACTTAAATGTTATAAcacttataaaaaaagcagataaagaaataaaaaaattattaaaatttaatgaaagatttatatatgattatgttattaatatgaaaaaatgtatgtGCTATACATGTCTTAATTATTCATCTACTTATCAAAAAAcagatttaataaaaatagtaaattattacaaaaatttaaatacaaaatattccAATTTTTACCTTCtcttttttgataaaaagcATCTCCTTTTCTCTGCGTCTTATAATCTTAGTGTTATTTTTCGAAAACTTGGCAGATTTGAGCAAGcgaaatattttcttcgtCATATTGTATGGGATTAGAACCCAACGGACAACCACTAAACTACATATATCAcacattcatttttatgaaaatatatacacacaatatttttaatttttttcaaccaTTTTTTGTGGTATAGCAAGTATGCCTACTTCGTTCATGCttgatataaattataaatatgcacatatacataaatttattatatattcaatttATATGGATATAGATTTTATTACTTGATTTGTTTATGATTATGTGTATTAGCAAACtttctctttttatttaacaactatttgtattttttcaagcattaaattgtttaaatttttttttttaagatatgcaaaaaaagtttaaaattttggtgacacttttttttagcaAACCCTATATTTCACCGTGGGTGTATATTTTTcgctataaaaatattgtacattaaaatttttttttttttttttttttttcaataaattATTGAGAAGTATGCTCatattgtataaaaaaaataatattaataagtaaaaataataataatattatgtaaGCATTTTTTAACTATGATGTGATATAAAAGTTTAGCCAAACCAAATGCAAATCAGCGAAGTAGAAAGTGTCAACTACCCTTGAacaaagaagaaaaaaataataaataaaataatggtaggtttataaatgataagTTTTCGATTTTGGGAAGTGTGATCCAAAGCGATGTACTTGTTTGTGTGATTATGCTTGTTCATGCTCATGTTCATGTTCATGTTCATGTTTACTTATGCTAACTTATGCTTCTTCCCCCTACGCAGATTAAAAGGTACATAAGAACAAAAGTCATAACgagtttaaataaatataaaagctataatataaaaaatgaaaagacGTCAAAATACTGGCCCAATATAAATTGTATTAATAAGGAGGaggaaaatatagaaaagaaaaatggaGAAAAAGGGaatgacaaaaataaaaaaacaataccTTACTATAAGAATTATATGcatgatttttataataggCAATTAATGCATAATCTGCATTTAGTagaaatgaataaaatgaataaattgcgaaattttaaaatgccTAAAATACATACAGGAGATTTAAtcgaaataaaatatgaattatcAAGGTCTCAACAAACTTTTGCAATTTTTCAAggtaattattatttagtttattttttcatgcatacatttttatattttactttataatatgcatattttgttgtatatattttaataggGTACTGTGTTGATATTCGTCGAAAACGGTTGGATTCCTCATTTAttgtgaaaaatatatttgatggTGTGGGAGTAGAACAGCTAATACCATTTTATTCCCCAagaattttatatgtaaaaaatgtaaaaagtttatataatataaatgaagaGAAACTTAaatcatattataaaataaataaaccaATAACAAGAGATTATAGATATATGTGGCAATATAATGTGAGAGGAAAATATGAAAGGCCTCGGGGTCAACATAAACCAGGTATTAGATCTATCGAGCCAAAAATTCGAAGACGACTAgctaaattaaaaaaaaaatatatgaaaagaAGAATAGAAAGTAATTTATcttcttatatatatggtgGTGTATATGCACAATATACAAGAAAAAGGACACGATTAGTTCGTGCAGAAATTTATCGAAGAATgcttatatatgcattagatgaagaaaatcgaagaaaacaaaaattaaataaaagacGAGAAAAAGAACATTggaataattttaaaattaatagaaaTAAGGGAGACAATGCTTTTATGTCTTTACCCTCTAACCATCCTCTTGCAAGTATCTCATAATTATTCGATAGGATATTCATAAAGAATAAATGGTActatgatttattttttcatacaaatttattacgaataaaaagtttaatcaatgtaaaattaaaatagacataaaaaaaatggggaTGTAAAAAGCGATGCAATAAATAATCGCTTTACAAGTtgtgtgtttttttttggggTGTCtaagaaacaaaaaatattatgattgAAAACAATTTTGAAACTTGTCAGTACGTTGACAACATTTGTAACCCCACTTGTTTGTTTCCCGATCATAATAACTACCAAAAACAGAAGTATGATccgaaatatatatatcttctTCATACTTACTTAAtactttaattttattatttttttttatatcaatttTATCAGCTGGTTTATATTCTGTATAAACCTCTGAATGTATAAGTTCTTGTTCGTTGTGAATTtcttttgttatattttcacatttatatgtttttaatatatcttcttgtttttttttaattaatttattttttttttctaaaaattcTTTATACATTAATTCGAGTTGAGTAGGTTGTGCATTGAAGTGAACATTTTCACCTCTTTTATATGACTCCCATGCAAAtatttctaatttttttgattcaATTGCATCACctgtattattataataattttcacCTTTATAATAGTTACTATTTTCtaagttattttttatattagcTAATGGATCTTCTCTCATACTTCTACTTTTTGGATCATAAAAAGCGGAATTTAAATTTAggttatataaatattttgctGTATCTTCTCTAATTCTTAAATTTCTAGCAacagttttatttttttcatctttattattttttttattattttgtttacttTCATTTAAATCGCTACCTTTTTCACTATCACTACTTAATTCACTATCTTCACCTACTTCTTCTTCTCcttcattttcatcttgatttttttgttttatagcttgtttttcatatttttttttcagtttttctgcttttctttttttttgctcgtctactattttttcatattctctatatatatgatcaaaattatttggaTCATACCCAACCCATCTATCTCGATTTCCATCATATCCTAAATCTTGAGTAACACATAAATAatcttcatcattttctttattcacaaaattttttttttttttccttgtTCTCTCTAGACAATATTTTTCTGTATGTGCAGCACTTCCACAATTTTTGCAAAAATCTTGTTTattacttatatttttgacaAAAACTTTTCGATTTCTTTCTTCTTCGATTTTCACTTTATCCGCTTCTCGGTATCTTTGATGTTTCAGACCTACACAAAGCCATTAATAATTgcagaaaaaatatattaaagaataatgaaaataatatatgcaaacatgttatgatatattttgtatattaaaatttagaGGCAAATATGTTAAGAGCCACATCATAAggttttgaaaaaaacaattgtAAGATTAAAATAGAGGTAGTACACTT
The nucleotide sequence above comes from Plasmodium vinckei vinckei genome assembly, chromosome: PVVCY_01. Encoded proteins:
- a CDS encoding mitochondrial ribosomal protein L19 precursor, putative; translated protein: MQISEIKRYIRTKVITSLNKYKSYNIKNEKTSKYWPNINCINKEEENIEKKNGEKGNDKNKKTIPYYKNYMHDFYNRQLMHNLHLVEMNKMNKLRNFKMPKIHTGDLIEIKYELSRSQQTFAIFQGYCVDIRRKRLDSSFIVKNIFDGVGVEQLIPFYSPRILYVKNVKSLYNINEEKLKSYYKINKPITRDYRYMWQYNVRGKYERPRGQHKPGIRSIEPKIRRRLAKLKKKYMKRRIESNLSSYIYGGVYAQYTRKRTRLVRAEIYRRMLIYALDEENRRKQKLNKRREKEHWNNFKINRNKGDNAFMSLPSNHPLASIS
- a CDS encoding pre-mRNA-splicing factor SLU7, putative; the encoded protein is MNSKNATREEKKKEKELNEARKAGKIEALKDEEGNDINPHMPQYILKAPWYLNQTKPGLKHQRYREADKVKIEEERNRKVFVKNISNKQDFCKNCGSAAHTEKYCLERTRKKKKNFVNKENDEDYLCVTQDLGYDGNRDRWVGYDPNNFDHIYREYEKIVDEQKKRKAEKLKKKYEKQAIKQKNQDENEGEEEVGEDSELSSDSEKGSDLNESKQNNKKNNKDEKNKTVARNLRIREDTAKYLYNLNLNSAFYDPKSRSMREDPLANIKNNLENSNYYKGENYYNNTGDAIESKKLEIFAWESYKRGENVHFNAQPTQLELMYKEFLEKKNKLIKKKQEDILKTYKCENITKEIHNEQELIHSEVYTEYKPADKIDIKKNNKIKVLSKYEEDIYISDHTSVFGSYYDRETNKWGYKCCQRTDKFQNCFQS